A window from Leptospira meyeri encodes these proteins:
- a CDS encoding circularly permuted type 2 ATP-grasp protein: MMTQDPYHLIGNYKTIPGVYDELYDAEGQIRNKYKFLVKSFQELGPAELINRRRDTDRILRENGVTYNLYQSDSPEAKERPWDLDLFPLVMESEEWRVLERGLNQRADLLDALVRDVYSKRRLLYEKKIPPEILFNESSFLRACDGMYDSNHFLTKNPALLFFVCDLIRAADGNFYVLNDRVQAPSGSGYSLENRIVLSRIFPSMYRDAMVHRVAVYFRSLRKSLTQLAGITGREPVIVLLTPGPSNETYFEHAYLAGYLGYTLVQGEDLTVRKNKVYMKTVEGLQQIDLILRRVDDDFMDPLELRGDSLLGVPGLLESVRSGHVKIANPIGTGFLENRALLPFYSDLCRFYLGEDLILHMAPTYWMGTKEHFQLVLQNPEKFVFKTVSRTDEEKPVTFIELSGDRKDSFLQKLKSSPNRFIAQEMIASATVPVLGENGFRPGRAIMRTFVSSSGSGYQTMAGGLVRVSPSLDDFFITSQRGAWSKDLWVLATETQKEESLLVAKSDQVMISRKSSGVPSRVADNLFWLARYLERSENQTRVIREAVYKILQVEDGYERESLENSLKLVTHVTNSYPGFLGDDASELFLNPFSELQRLTSDRGVVGSLAFHLRSLVIASKSVRDRLSDDMKKILLHLEDQSQHEIDSYDQIIDFLQKIVLNLSSLTGLSFENMSREAGWYFLNLGRRIERSINMVLMLQGMIRWDSFRDKASFETFLRINDIRLTYNRRYSGKIDQESVLDILLFDTTNPRSFAYQLEQINSDIKFLPGKNEKVVYSEDRAALQLYTHFKMKDISIFFESENPLESVSIWLEELHNHLKNLSDALASRYFNYTEEQTRIGDGNG; this comes from the coding sequence ATGATGACACAAGATCCTTATCATTTAATCGGAAATTATAAAACGATTCCTGGAGTTTATGACGAGCTCTATGATGCTGAAGGTCAAATACGAAACAAATATAAGTTCTTAGTCAAATCTTTTCAAGAATTAGGGCCTGCAGAACTTATCAATCGTAGACGTGATACGGACCGAATTCTTAGAGAAAATGGTGTTACTTACAATTTATACCAATCGGACTCACCGGAAGCTAAGGAAAGACCTTGGGATCTTGATTTGTTTCCTTTGGTTATGGAAAGTGAAGAGTGGCGTGTTTTAGAAAGAGGACTAAACCAGCGAGCCGATTTACTCGATGCCCTTGTCAGAGATGTTTACTCCAAAAGACGTCTGTTATACGAAAAAAAAATTCCTCCGGAAATTCTATTTAACGAATCTTCTTTTTTGCGCGCTTGTGATGGAATGTATGATTCCAATCACTTCCTTACTAAAAATCCAGCTCTATTATTTTTCGTTTGTGATTTGATTCGGGCTGCTGATGGTAACTTCTATGTTTTAAATGATCGAGTCCAAGCACCTTCCGGTTCTGGTTATTCATTAGAAAATCGAATTGTACTTTCTCGAATTTTTCCAAGTATGTACCGCGATGCGATGGTTCACCGAGTAGCAGTTTATTTTCGTTCCCTTCGTAAATCATTAACTCAACTTGCAGGTATTACTGGGCGTGAACCAGTGATTGTTTTATTAACACCGGGCCCATCCAATGAAACGTATTTTGAGCATGCTTACCTTGCTGGTTATTTGGGTTATACGCTTGTCCAAGGTGAAGATTTAACTGTTAGAAAAAATAAAGTTTATATGAAAACCGTGGAAGGTTTACAGCAAATCGATTTGATTCTAAGAAGGGTCGATGATGATTTTATGGATCCATTGGAACTAAGAGGGGATTCTCTTTTAGGGGTTCCTGGACTTTTAGAATCGGTTCGTTCGGGTCATGTAAAAATTGCCAATCCCATTGGAACCGGATTTTTAGAAAACCGAGCTCTATTACCGTTTTATTCTGATTTATGCCGTTTTTATTTAGGAGAGGATTTAATCCTTCATATGGCACCAACCTATTGGATGGGAACAAAAGAACATTTTCAATTGGTATTACAAAATCCTGAAAAATTTGTTTTTAAAACCGTATCACGCACTGATGAAGAAAAACCTGTAACCTTTATCGAGTTGAGTGGAGATAGAAAGGATTCGTTTTTACAAAAATTAAAATCTTCTCCCAATCGTTTCATTGCGCAAGAAATGATCGCATCTGCCACCGTACCAGTATTAGGTGAAAATGGTTTTCGACCAGGTAGAGCGATCATGAGAACTTTTGTATCTTCTTCCGGCTCCGGTTATCAAACAATGGCTGGTGGTTTGGTGAGAGTCTCTCCTTCTTTAGATGATTTTTTCATTACGAGCCAAAGAGGAGCTTGGAGTAAAGACCTTTGGGTTCTTGCAACCGAAACACAAAAAGAAGAATCCTTACTTGTGGCAAAATCGGACCAAGTGATGATTTCCAGAAAAAGTTCTGGAGTCCCTAGTCGTGTGGCTGATAATTTATTTTGGTTAGCAAGATATTTGGAACGATCCGAAAATCAAACAAGAGTTATACGGGAAGCTGTTTATAAAATTTTACAAGTAGAAGATGGTTACGAAAGAGAATCATTAGAAAATTCATTAAAACTAGTAACACATGTGACAAATAGTTATCCAGGTTTTCTTGGCGATGATGCAAGCGAGTTATTTTTAAATCCATTTTCTGAATTACAACGATTGACATCGGATCGCGGAGTTGTTGGAAGTTTAGCATTTCATTTACGAAGTTTGGTGATTGCTTCGAAATCGGTTCGAGATCGCCTTTCCGATGATATGAAAAAAATTCTGCTTCATTTAGAAGACCAGTCTCAACATGAAATCGATTCGTATGATCAAATTATTGATTTTTTACAAAAGATTGTACTGAACTTATCATCTCTAACAGGTTTATCTTTTGAAAACATGAGTCGGGAAGCAGGATGGTATTTTCTCAACCTCGGTCGTCGAATTGAAAGATCAATCAATATGGTATTGATGTTACAAGGTATGATTCGTTGGGATAGTTTTAGAGATAAAGCTTCCTTTGAAACTTTTTTACGTATTAATGATATTCGTTTAACGTATAATAGACGGTATAGTGGGAAAATTGACCAAGAATCCGTGTTGGATATTTTATTATTTGATACCACAAATCCTAGATCATTCGCTTACCAACTAGAACAAATCAATTCAGACATTAAGTTTTTGCCAGGAAAAAATGAAAAGGTTGTGTATTCAGAAGACCGAGCCGCTTTACAACTTTATACCCACTTTAAAATGAAAGATATATCCATATTCTTTGAGTCGGAAAACCCATTGGAATCTGTTTCGATTTGGTTAGAAGAATTACACAACCATTTGAAAAATTTATCTGATGCATTGGCATCAAGATACTTTAACTATACCGAAGAACAAACAAGGATCGGTGATGGTAATGGCTGA
- a CDS encoding transglutaminase family protein: protein MADFKVIHKTKYSYDDTVAYCHNMAHMYPLTSPHQDCFRTHVTVNPKPVVSSFRRDYYGNQVFLFSVEDPHRFLEVVVESTVRTHQSLGIDLYKSTPWESIYSLIHESTLDADILSIEYIQPSSFIAAKQNYSEFARMFFTEGKPVYAAALEMTTYIYQTFQYDPKATSINTPIDQILNERKGVCQDFSHLMIAALRSLKIPTRYVSGYLETLPPPGTQKLQGSDATHAWVSVYCPTFGWMDFDPTNGKIITEEYIITAIGRDYADVSPLKGILFGGGKHKLKVEVDVIREQI from the coding sequence ATGGCTGATTTTAAAGTAATTCATAAAACTAAATACAGTTATGACGATACAGTTGCTTATTGCCATAACATGGCACATATGTATCCTTTGACTTCGCCGCACCAAGATTGTTTTAGAACTCATGTGACTGTGAATCCCAAACCAGTGGTTTCATCATTCCGTAGAGATTATTATGGAAACCAGGTGTTTCTTTTTTCTGTAGAAGATCCTCATCGTTTTTTAGAGGTAGTAGTAGAGTCAACGGTTCGAACTCACCAATCACTTGGAATTGATTTATACAAATCGACTCCTTGGGAAAGTATTTATTCGCTTATTCATGAATCAACATTAGATGCTGATATTTTATCCATTGAGTACATTCAACCTTCTTCATTTATAGCAGCAAAACAAAATTATTCGGAATTTGCTCGAATGTTTTTTACGGAAGGGAAACCGGTTTACGCCGCCGCATTGGAGATGACTACTTATATCTATCAAACGTTTCAATATGATCCAAAAGCGACAAGTATCAATACGCCAATTGATCAGATATTAAATGAAAGAAAAGGTGTGTGTCAGGATTTTTCGCATCTTATGATTGCCGCTTTACGTTCGTTAAAGATTCCAACTCGTTATGTGAGTGGCTATTTAGAAACTTTACCTCCTCCTGGAACCCAAAAATTACAAGGAAGTGATGCGACACATGCATGGGTTTCTGTGTATTGTCCGACGTTTGGATGGATGGATTTTGATCCAACCAATGGAAAAATTATCACCGAAGAATATATCATTACAGCGATTGGAAGAGATTATGCGGACGTTTCTCCCCTAAAGGGAATTTTGTTTGGTGGTGGAAAACATAAATTAAAAGTCGAAGTGGATGTGATTCGTGAACAAATATGA
- a CDS encoding Spx/MgsR family RNA polymerase-binding regulatory protein, translating to MSRSNPKVYEYSGCSTCRNALKYLKSKKVDFQQIPIRETAPTVAELKKAKQYLGDIKKLFNTSGKDYREGNWKEKLGNLSEEQVYKELSANGNLVKRPFVVGEGWFLVGFKEEEWKEKLG from the coding sequence ATGAGTCGTTCCAATCCCAAAGTTTACGAATATTCTGGATGTAGTACCTGTCGAAATGCTCTGAAATATCTGAAATCAAAAAAAGTGGATTTCCAACAAATCCCAATTCGAGAAACAGCTCCGACTGTGGCTGAATTAAAAAAAGCAAAACAATACTTAGGTGATATCAAAAAACTCTTTAATACCTCTGGAAAAGATTACCGAGAAGGAAATTGGAAGGAGAAATTGGGAAACCTGTCTGAGGAACAAGTTTACAAAGAACTTTCGGCAAATGGAAATTTGGTGAAAAGGCCTTTTGTTGTGGGTGAAGGTTGGTTTTTGGTTGGTTTTAAGGAAGAGGAGTGGAAAGAGAAGTTGGGGTAA
- a CDS encoding UDP-N-acetylmuramate dehydrogenase, with translation MLVQNNIPLAPFTTLGLGGEADYFISIKTKEDLLKALEFSKTQNQTFYILGGGSNTIFRDSGFPGVVFQMQIPGIRCLDTNDDYTFYQVGAGVPWDQFVEYTVKQGLAGIECLSGIPGSVGASPIQNIGAYGQEVKDSIVNVECMNQFGELVTISNEDCKFRYRNSEFKSGIYKEHIVVSVTFQLSKLSPPCFRYPEVQKAWEKIDLEKSFSNNDKKTSMDQRIFQLEAVRNLVIDLRRKKSMVLDENDPNTRSVGSFFMNPILSEKEVVSFLENARKSGFGNPPIYPERAGFKKLSAAWLIENSGIQKGSKYPGGVGISENHCLGLINIAGTTTALLEMAESVRQRVFETFFVRLEMEPVVRP, from the coding sequence ATGTTGGTTCAGAACAATATTCCTTTAGCTCCGTTCACAACGTTGGGTTTGGGTGGCGAGGCAGATTATTTTATATCGATCAAAACAAAAGAAGATCTACTGAAAGCATTGGAGTTTTCTAAAACCCAAAACCAAACTTTTTATATTTTAGGTGGCGGCTCCAATACTATATTCCGGGACTCTGGATTTCCAGGCGTTGTGTTTCAAATGCAAATTCCCGGAATTCGTTGTTTAGATACAAACGATGATTATACTTTCTATCAAGTAGGAGCAGGTGTTCCATGGGATCAATTCGTTGAGTATACAGTGAAACAGGGATTAGCTGGAATTGAGTGCCTTTCGGGTATCCCGGGATCGGTAGGTGCTTCTCCGATCCAAAATATTGGAGCCTATGGCCAAGAAGTAAAAGATTCAATTGTAAATGTTGAATGTATGAACCAATTTGGAGAACTAGTTACGATCTCAAATGAAGATTGTAAGTTTCGATATCGAAATAGTGAGTTTAAATCTGGAATTTATAAAGAACATATTGTCGTTTCCGTTACCTTTCAATTATCTAAGTTGTCTCCACCATGTTTTCGTTATCCGGAAGTTCAAAAAGCATGGGAGAAAATTGATTTGGAAAAGTCTTTTTCAAATAATGATAAAAAAACAAGTATGGACCAACGAATTTTTCAATTAGAGGCCGTTAGAAATTTGGTCATTGACTTAAGAAGAAAAAAATCAATGGTGTTGGATGAAAATGATCCAAACACCCGTTCCGTGGGATCTTTTTTTATGAATCCAATTTTAAGTGAAAAAGAAGTTGTTTCATTTTTAGAAAATGCCAGAAAAAGCGGGTTTGGCAATCCTCCGATCTATCCAGAAAGAGCCGGCTTTAAAAAACTCTCCGCCGCCTGGCTGATTGAAAACTCTGGAATCCAAAAAGGGTCAAAATATCCCGGAGGTGTGGGTATCTCTGAGAACCATTGTTTAGGTCTAATCAATATAGCGGGAACTACAACCGCTCTTTTGGAAATGGCGGAATCGGTGAGACAACGTGTATTTGAAACATTTTTTGTTCGATTGGAAATGGAACCGGTTGTAAGGCCATAA
- the mltG gene encoding endolytic transglycosylase MltG codes for MNSKFKKYLILSGLGVSLLLILALIGFFVVDEIKGGAVGDGQNKYELIIDSGEPSSSVVRELAAAGMIKSSVYFNYLMKFTRAGNKIKQGVYDINDGMSSRKILDVIISGKVKLVNFTVPEGYNNRQIGDLLVSKKLAISREEFLKVAQSPALLTKYNIPAKTLEGYLFPETYSVPLNYPLERITEMMIKRFYKKLESIPEAKDIKPADLHFRVVLASIVEREAVRKEERPMMAGVFLTRIEKNINLESCATIQYLFDKPKKRLFESDLKIVSPYNTYINGGWPPGPISNPGLPALEASFKPMKSDKLFFLLKPDGSHYFSATFKEHLEAKKKFIDVLYQ; via the coding sequence ATGAATTCGAAATTTAAAAAATACCTGATTCTTTCAGGGCTTGGTGTTTCCTTACTGTTAATTTTAGCTTTGATTGGTTTTTTTGTCGTGGATGAAATCAAAGGTGGGGCAGTCGGTGATGGTCAAAATAAATATGAACTCATCATTGATTCAGGAGAACCATCCTCAAGCGTAGTTCGAGAGTTAGCTGCTGCGGGAATGATCAAATCCTCTGTGTATTTTAATTATTTGATGAAATTCACAAGAGCAGGAAACAAAATCAAACAAGGTGTTTATGATATTAATGATGGGATGAGTTCCCGTAAGATTTTGGATGTTATTATTTCTGGAAAAGTTAAACTAGTTAACTTCACTGTTCCGGAAGGATATAACAATCGTCAGATAGGCGACTTATTAGTGTCAAAAAAGCTTGCTATTTCTCGCGAAGAGTTTCTAAAAGTTGCTCAGAGTCCGGCACTTCTTACAAAGTATAATATCCCAGCAAAAACTTTAGAAGGTTATTTATTCCCTGAAACATATTCTGTTCCTTTGAATTACCCTTTAGAAAGGATTACGGAAATGATGATCAAACGATTCTATAAAAAACTAGAATCGATCCCAGAGGCAAAGGATATCAAACCAGCGGACCTTCATTTCCGAGTTGTGTTAGCATCAATTGTGGAAAGAGAAGCGGTTAGAAAAGAAGAACGACCAATGATGGCAGGTGTTTTCCTCACTCGTATTGAAAAAAATATCAATTTAGAATCTTGTGCTACCATTCAATATTTGTTTGATAAACCTAAAAAAAGACTTTTTGAATCTGATCTAAAGATTGTTTCACCCTACAATACATACATTAATGGTGGTTGGCCTCCAGGCCCTATTTCGAATCCCGGATTACCAGCGTTAGAGGCGTCTTTCAAACCAATGAAGTCCGACAAATTGTTCTTTTTATTAAAACCAGATGGTTCACATTATTTTTCAGCAACTTTCAAAGAACATTTAGAAGCTAAAAAGAAATTTATCGATGTTTTATACCAATAA